One genomic segment of Gossypium arboreum isolate Shixiya-1 chromosome 3, ASM2569848v2, whole genome shotgun sequence includes these proteins:
- the LOC108474871 gene encoding G-type lectin S-receptor-like serine/threonine-protein kinase SD2-5 isoform X2, giving the protein MKLYLYIILILILVMINHGSCDSTIHVGHRVSLAIPLEYNDGFIGRAFLMDYGDDTKQIEPSFRVALSTEANKGKYSCSLEVFLGDVKLKGPKNRIGWRTGTSGQGVERLQILRTGNLVLLDVLNQIKWQSFNFPTDVMLWGQRLDVSTWLTSFPRNTTSFYTFEILYNKVALYLNSGRLKYSYWEFKPSKNRNITFVELGSNGLELFDDKHKKIAQIIASWKVQPVRFLALGNRTGNLGIYFYSSTTRKFEASFQALNTTCDLPLACKPYGICTFSNSCSCIGLLTKKSHMVSDCNERVPSRFCGGGTTQVEMLELNDVVTVLKDAPKRINVTKTTCANLCLNDCKCVAALHSYGNYDDPSSEQCSLYYLVAGIKQVEKGLGLSYMVKVPKGTSYHHNNPSVKKWVLIVVGVVDGLIIILVLGGLVYYLVHKRRNNLQGTNNDT; this is encoded by the exons ATGAAGCTCTATCTTTATATCATTTTGATTCTAATATTGGTGATGATAAACCATGGAAGCTGTGATTCAACCATTCATGTTGGTCATAGGGTAAGCTTAGCAATCCCTTTGGAATATAATGATGGGTTCATTGGTAGAGCTTTTCTAATGGACTATGGTGATGATACTAAGCAAATAGAACCAAGTTTTAGAGTTGCATTAAGCACTGAAGCTAACAAAGGGAAATATTCATGTTCTTTAGAGGTTTTTCTTGGCGATGTTAAG TTGAAGGGTCCTAAAAACCGGATCGGTTGGCGAACTGGTACTTCGGGACAAGGTGTAGAG AGATTACAAATATTGAGGACTGGTAATTTGGTACTTCTTGATGTTTTGAACCAGATAAAATGGCAAAGTTTCAATTTCCCAACTGATGTAATGTTATGGGGACAAAGATTAGATGTATCTACTTGGTTAACTTCTTTCCCAAGGAACACAACATCATTCTACACATTTGAAATCTTATACAACAAGGTAGCTCTTTATTTAAATTCTGGTAGGTTGAAGTATTCTTATTGGGAATTTAAGCCTTCCAAGAATAGAAACATCACATTTGTTGAATTGGGTTCTAATGGGTTAGAGTTATTCGAtgataaacataaaaaaatcgcACAGATTATTGCTTCATGGAAGGTTCAGCCAGTGAGGTTTTTAGCACTGGGGAATAGAACTGGGAATTTAGGGATTTACTTTTATTCATCAACCACCAGAAAATTCGAGGCTTCATTTCAAGCCCTTAACACCACTTGTGACCTACCTTTAGCTTGTAAGCCTTATGGCATATGTACATTCTCCAATTCTTGTTCATGCATAGGGCTTTTAACAAAGAAAAGCCATATGGTTTCCGATTGCAACGAAAGGGTTCCGAGCCGTTTCTGCGGCGGAGGAACAACTCAAGTCGAGATGCTTGAATTGAACGATGTTGTTACGGTACTCAAAGATGCTCCTAAAAGGATCAATGTTACCAAGACAACATGTGCGAATCTGTGCTTGAACGACTGCAAATGCGTCGCTGCGTTACATTCCTATGGAAATTATGATGACCCAAGCTCCGAACAATGCTCGCTTTACTATCTTGTTGCAGGTATCAAACAAGTTGAAAAAGGGTTAGGGTTGAGTTACATGGTGAAGGTTCCAAAAGGGACAAGTTACCATCATAACAATCCTAGTGTTAAGAAATGGGTGTTGATTGTTGTGGGAGTGGTTGATGGCTTGATTATCATATTGGTCTTGGGTGGCCTTGTTTATTATTTGGTTCATAAAAGAAGAAACAACTTACAAGGTACTAACAATGATACTTGA
- the LOC108475627 gene encoding uncharacterized protein LOC108475627: protein MFINTSTDLPLPQNKTTLEIKHEDDSKFFAKLLSKQNSMGRNPSFRVYYGGASGSVPFTWESRPGTPKHAFAGTSLVPPLTPPPSYYTKSNTNPVKKHSRSGLLNALFWKMVLRLKKANVVPSWSSTTSSGKYQRRRLSTPSSSFDSRMDDEGIAAVGSGPSTRCFAVGRGRSTIGKCRGCYCC from the coding sequence ATGTTCATCAACACAAGCACTGATCTTCCCCTTCCCCAAAACAAGACAACCCTCGAAATCAAGCATGAAGACGACAGCAAGTTCTTTGCCAAGCTTTTATCTAAACAAAACTCAATGGGAAGAAACCCTTCTTTCAGGGTCTACTATGGCGGAGCCTCCGGTTCTGTCCCTTTCACATGGGAATCTCGGCCTGGAACACCAAAACATGCATTCGCCGGTACATCTTTAGTTCCTCCACTAACTCCTCCACCGTCGTACTACACCAAGTCTAATACAAACCCCGTAAAGAAACACTCGAGATCTGGTCTTTTGAACGCTTTGTTTTGGAAAATGGTATTGAGGTTGAAGAAAGCTAATGTTGTGCCTTCATGGTCGTCAACCACAAGTTCCGGGAAGTATCAGAGGAGACGGTTATCGACCCCGAGCTCCTCATTCGATTCAAGGATGGATGATGAAGGGATTGCTGCCGTTGGATCGGGACCTTCGACTCGGTGTTTCGCCGTTGGTAGGGGGAGGAGTACTATCGGTAAGTGTCGTGGATGCTATTGCTGCTAA
- the LOC108474871 gene encoding G-type lectin S-receptor-like serine/threonine-protein kinase SD2-5 isoform X1 yields the protein MKLYLYIILILILVMINHGSCDSTIHVGHRVSLAIPLEYNDGFIGRAFLMDYGDDTKQIEPSFRVALSTEANKGKYSCSLEVFLGDVKVWNSGHYSKFYTSDVCFLELTEDGDLQLKGPKNRIGWRTGTSGQGVERLQILRTGNLVLLDVLNQIKWQSFNFPTDVMLWGQRLDVSTWLTSFPRNTTSFYTFEILYNKVALYLNSGRLKYSYWEFKPSKNRNITFVELGSNGLELFDDKHKKIAQIIASWKVQPVRFLALGNRTGNLGIYFYSSTTRKFEASFQALNTTCDLPLACKPYGICTFSNSCSCIGLLTKKSHMVSDCNERVPSRFCGGGTTQVEMLELNDVVTVLKDAPKRINVTKTTCANLCLNDCKCVAALHSYGNYDDPSSEQCSLYYLVAGIKQVEKGLGLSYMVKVPKGTSYHHNNPSVKKWVLIVVGVVDGLIIILVLGGLVYYLVHKRRNNLQGTNNDT from the exons ATGAAGCTCTATCTTTATATCATTTTGATTCTAATATTGGTGATGATAAACCATGGAAGCTGTGATTCAACCATTCATGTTGGTCATAGGGTAAGCTTAGCAATCCCTTTGGAATATAATGATGGGTTCATTGGTAGAGCTTTTCTAATGGACTATGGTGATGATACTAAGCAAATAGAACCAAGTTTTAGAGTTGCATTAAGCACTGAAGCTAACAAAGGGAAATATTCATGTTCTTTAGAGGTTTTTCTTGGCGATGTTAAGGTATGGAATTCTGGTCATTACTCCAAGTTTTATACCTCTGATGTATGCTTCCTTGAACTTACTGAAGATGGAGATTTACAGTTGAAGGGTCCTAAAAACCGGATCGGTTGGCGAACTGGTACTTCGGGACAAGGTGTAGAG AGATTACAAATATTGAGGACTGGTAATTTGGTACTTCTTGATGTTTTGAACCAGATAAAATGGCAAAGTTTCAATTTCCCAACTGATGTAATGTTATGGGGACAAAGATTAGATGTATCTACTTGGTTAACTTCTTTCCCAAGGAACACAACATCATTCTACACATTTGAAATCTTATACAACAAGGTAGCTCTTTATTTAAATTCTGGTAGGTTGAAGTATTCTTATTGGGAATTTAAGCCTTCCAAGAATAGAAACATCACATTTGTTGAATTGGGTTCTAATGGGTTAGAGTTATTCGAtgataaacataaaaaaatcgcACAGATTATTGCTTCATGGAAGGTTCAGCCAGTGAGGTTTTTAGCACTGGGGAATAGAACTGGGAATTTAGGGATTTACTTTTATTCATCAACCACCAGAAAATTCGAGGCTTCATTTCAAGCCCTTAACACCACTTGTGACCTACCTTTAGCTTGTAAGCCTTATGGCATATGTACATTCTCCAATTCTTGTTCATGCATAGGGCTTTTAACAAAGAAAAGCCATATGGTTTCCGATTGCAACGAAAGGGTTCCGAGCCGTTTCTGCGGCGGAGGAACAACTCAAGTCGAGATGCTTGAATTGAACGATGTTGTTACGGTACTCAAAGATGCTCCTAAAAGGATCAATGTTACCAAGACAACATGTGCGAATCTGTGCTTGAACGACTGCAAATGCGTCGCTGCGTTACATTCCTATGGAAATTATGATGACCCAAGCTCCGAACAATGCTCGCTTTACTATCTTGTTGCAGGTATCAAACAAGTTGAAAAAGGGTTAGGGTTGAGTTACATGGTGAAGGTTCCAAAAGGGACAAGTTACCATCATAACAATCCTAGTGTTAAGAAATGGGTGTTGATTGTTGTGGGAGTGGTTGATGGCTTGATTATCATATTGGTCTTGGGTGGCCTTGTTTATTATTTGGTTCATAAAAGAAGAAACAACTTACAAGGTACTAACAATGATACTTGA
- the LOC108475741 gene encoding transcription factor SCREAM2-like, which translates to MSSKAGRKKASSSSSSSSVHEQLQQLRSLTNSAAVNKTSIIVDASRYIEELKDKVDKMNQETATSSQASTSSQNPLPMVTVETLEKGFLINVFLQKNCPGLLVSILETFEELGLDVLEARVSCEESFKLEAIGGENEGNVECIDAQMVKQAVMQAIRKWGENSHQE; encoded by the exons ATGTCTTCCAAAGCTGGCCGGAAaaaagcatcatcatcatcatcatcttcatcagTTCATGAACAACTGCAACAGCTTCGATCTCTCACCAACTCCGCTGca GTGAACAAGACCTCAATTATTGTAGATGCTTCGAGATATATAGAGGAGTTGAAAGATAAAGTTGATAAAATGAACCAAGAAACTGCAACTTCTTCACAAGCTTCAACTTCATCACAGAATCCTCTTCCTatg gTTACAGTGGAAACCCTAGAGAAGGGTTTCCTTATAAATGTGTTTTTACAGAAGAATTGCCCTGGTTTGCTTGTTTCCATATTGGAAACCTTTGAAGAGCTTGGCCTTGACGTGCTTGAAGCTAGGGTTTCTTGTGAAGAAAGTTTCAAACTAGAAGCCATTGGAGGAGAA AATGAAGGTAATGTTGAATGCATTGATGCTCAAATGGTGAAGCAAGCAGTGATGCAAGCTATAAGGAAATGGGGTGAAAACAGCCACCAGGAGTAG